Genomic window (Mesorhizobium sp. M4B.F.Ca.ET.058.02.1.1):
GCCCGTCGGTGATGAGGACGACGGTTGCCTTGTCTTCGGTGTATTTCAGCGCCTCGGCCGCCTGCTTGACGGCTGCTGTCAGCGGCGTCTTGCCGACGAACTTCATGCTGTCGGCGGCGGCCGAAATGGCGCTCGCCGAACCCGCCTGCGGCGGCACGATCAGCTCGATGTCCTCGCAACTGCCCTTCTGGCGATGGCCGTAGGCCATGAAGCCTATCTCGTCGTCGGCCGGCACCGACTGCAGCACGGTACGCAGCGATTCGCGGGCGATCTCGAGCTTCGGCCTGCCGTCGATCTGCGCCCACATCGAGCCCGAGGCATCAAGAATGATGATGACCTTGTTGGCGGCAAGGCCAAGCGTGGTCGTCGACAAAAGGAGGATCGCCGTGGCGACGCTCCGTGCCAATCGCATCATGAAACTCTCCTAGGAAACCCCTCTGGTCCGCGGCGGGAAAGGTATTTGACCCGGCCTTGGGACACAAGTCCGCACACGGCCTTGCGCACAGGCACCAGGGACGGCGGCTCATGCTCAGTAGGTGGTGCGGCGCTCTTCCGACGGCGGTCGGCCGAACTGCAGCCGATAGCTCTGCGCGAAATAGGAGTGCGAGGTGAAGCCGGTGGCGATCGCCACGTCGAGGATCGGCATGTTGGTCTGGCGCAGCAGTTCGCGCGCCCGCTCGAGCCTGAGCCTCATGTAGTAACGCCCCGGGGTGACGCTCAAATGGCGCAGGAACAGGCGCTCGACCTGGCGCACCGACAGGCCCGCCGACTTGGCAAGCTGCACCGCCGACAGCGGCTCGTCGAGGTGATCGGCCATCAGCTCGACGATGCGCCTGAGCTTCTCCGACTTGCCGGTGAGGTCGCGTTCCGGGCCGACGCGCTGGCGGTCGCCGGCCGAGCGGATACGCTCGTGCTGGAACTGGTTGGCGACGCCGTTGGCGAGGTTGGAGCCGAAATCCGTGCGCACGATCTCCAGCATCAGGTCGATCGAGGTGGTGCCGCCGGCGCAGGTGTAACGCTTGCGGTCGATCTCGAAGACATTGCCGGTGCAGTTGATGTCCGGGAAACGCTCCATGAAGCCGGCGCGGTTCTCCCAATGGATGGTGCAGCGATAGCCGTCGAGCTGGCCGGCCTCGGCAAGCAGATAGGAGCCGACCGACAGCGCGCCGAGCGCATTGCCCCGCCTGCCCCAGCTGCGCAGCGCCGCCAGCACCTTGCTCTTGCCCGGGAATTCGATGGAGAGGCCGACCGACACGAACAGGATGTCGACCGGCGGCATATCAGCGACGGAATAATCGATCTTCAGCGGGAGGCCGTTCGAGGCCATGACGGCGTCGCCATCCGCCGATATGGTCGTCCAGCCATAGACATCGCGGCCAAGCAAGCGGTTGGCCGAGCGAAAGCAGTCGATCGCCGCGGCCAGCGAGAACATCGAAAACTTGTCGACCAGCAGGAACCCGAACTGACGACCACCCTGAACGGAATCGTTCGCGACCGGCCGTTCGATGGGAATTGAATGGTTCGGCAAGTAGACTGCTTCCCGGTCAGAAGGACGGCCGCTTCAACCCGGCCGCAAGGTAGGCGGAAGCTACAGTGTTCGCCATCAGCATGGCAATGGTCATCGGCCCGACGCCGCCAGGCACCGGCGTGATGGCGCCGGCCGCCTTGGCGGCTTCGGCATAGGCGACGTCGCCGACGAGGCGGCTCTTGCCCTCGCCCTTCTCCGGCGCGGCGATGCGGTTGATGCCGACATCGATGACGGTGGCGCCGGGCTTGACCCAGTCGCCCTTGACCATTTCCGGACGACCGACGGCGGCGACCAGGATGTCGGCGGTGCGGGCAAGCGCCGGCAGGTCCTTGGTGCGGCTGTGGGCGATGGTGACGGTGCAATTGGCGGCAAGCAAAAGGTTGGCCATCGGCTTGCCGACGATGTTGGAGCGGCCGACGACGACGGCGTTGAGGCCGGAGAGGTCCTTGCCGCGCACGCGCTCGATCAGGAGCATCGAGCCGGCCGGCGTGCAGGGCACGAAGGCCGTCTCCAGCTCGCCGGTGCCGAGCTTGCCGACATTGATGA
Coding sequences:
- a CDS encoding GlxA family transcriptional regulator → MPNHSIPIERPVANDSVQGGRQFGFLLVDKFSMFSLAAAIDCFRSANRLLGRDVYGWTTISADGDAVMASNGLPLKIDYSVADMPPVDILFVSVGLSIEFPGKSKVLAALRSWGRRGNALGALSVGSYLLAEAGQLDGYRCTIHWENRAGFMERFPDINCTGNVFEIDRKRYTCAGGTTSIDLMLEIVRTDFGSNLANGVANQFQHERIRSAGDRQRVGPERDLTGKSEKLRRIVELMADHLDEPLSAVQLAKSAGLSVRQVERLFLRHLSVTPGRYYMRLRLERARELLRQTNMPILDVAIATGFTSHSYFAQSYRLQFGRPPSEERRTTY
- the folD gene encoding bifunctional methylenetetrahydrofolate dehydrogenase/methenyltetrahydrofolate cyclohydrolase FolD; this encodes MAEVIDGKSVAEDVVGKVKALTAELAGKGATKPGLAVVIVGEDPASQVYVASKSRTAKECGFHSLQHTLPAETSEAELLKIIGDLNADPSIHGILVQLPLPGHIDSGKVIQTIAPEKDVDGFHFINVGKLGTGELETAFVPCTPAGSMLLIERVRGKDLSGLNAVVVGRSNIVGKPMANLLLAANCTVTIAHSRTKDLPALARTADILVAAVGRPEMVKGDWVKPGATVIDVGINRIAAPEKGEGKSRLVGDVAYAEAAKAAGAITPVPGGVGPMTIAMLMANTVASAYLAAGLKRPSF